From the genome of Ornithobacterium rhinotracheale, one region includes:
- the purM gene encoding phosphoribosylformylglycinamidine cyclo-ligase — MSTSYKDAGVNKEEGYQTVHKIKDAVAQTHTPNVLNGIGSFGAFYELGHYKNPVLVSGTDGVGTKLRIALDVKKYDTVGIDCFAMCANDILCHGAKPLFFLDYLACGKLDSDVAAEIVGGIVQACKETQCALIGGETAEMPGMYEIGDYDVAGFCVGVVEKDEIIDGSKIKANDILIALPSSGFHSNGFSLIRKVFTDFHEEWNGKPLYETLLTPTKLYGATISALLAQHPINGIAHITGGGLIENVPRILPKGLGVEIQKSSIKVPAVMQELQKRANIAEDEMFGTFNMGVGMVLAVSPEQAKPIIKSLKALGEEAYEIGKVVKSNQPIVLL, encoded by the coding sequence ATGAGTACATCTTACAAAGACGCTGGCGTAAACAAAGAAGAAGGCTACCAAACGGTGCATAAAATCAAAGATGCCGTAGCCCAAACGCACACCCCAAATGTGCTGAACGGAATCGGCTCCTTTGGCGCATTTTATGAGCTAGGGCACTACAAAAACCCCGTTTTGGTGAGCGGAACAGATGGCGTGGGCACCAAACTACGCATTGCCCTTGATGTGAAAAAATATGACACCGTGGGCATCGACTGCTTTGCTATGTGTGCCAATGATATTTTATGCCACGGCGCAAAACCCTTATTCTTCCTAGACTACCTAGCCTGCGGAAAACTAGATAGCGATGTGGCAGCAGAAATCGTGGGCGGAATCGTGCAGGCTTGCAAGGAAACTCAATGCGCCCTCATTGGTGGCGAAACTGCTGAAATGCCGGGTATGTACGAAATCGGGGATTATGATGTAGCAGGATTCTGCGTGGGCGTGGTAGAGAAAGACGAAATCATCGATGGGTCTAAAATCAAGGCAAATGATATCCTAATCGCGCTACCTTCTAGCGGCTTCCATAGCAATGGCTTCTCACTGATACGAAAAGTATTTACCGATTTTCACGAAGAATGGAACGGAAAACCCCTATACGAAACGCTTTTAACCCCCACTAAGCTCTACGGTGCCACCATCAGCGCACTGCTTGCACAGCACCCCATCAACGGGATTGCACACATCACAGGTGGTGGATTAATTGAAAATGTACCGAGAATTTTGCCTAAAGGTTTAGGCGTAGAAATTCAAAAATCAAGCATTAAAGTGCCTGCCGTGATGCAAGAATTACAAAAGAGAGCCAACATCGCAGAAGATGAAATGTTCGGAACCTTTAATATGGGCGTGGGTATGGTGCTTGCCGTGTCGCCAGAGCAAGCCAAACCCATCATTAAAAGCCTAAAAGCACTAGGCGAAGAGGCTTACGAAATTGGTAAAGTGGTAAAAAGTAACCAACCTATCGTTTTGCTTTAA
- the purC gene encoding phosphoribosylaminoimidazolesuccinocarboxamide synthase yields MEKKDFLYEGKAKQIYATENPDQVIVHYKDDATAFNAQKKGTVESKGEMNNKITTLIYQYLAQKGIPTHYIETLNDREQLVTKVKILPIEVVVRNYVAGSMAQRLGLEEGGKCPITIFDLCYKKDELGDPLINDYHAILLGAATREDLDEVYALTDKINELLKELFLKANLILADFKIEFGKTAEGKIVLADEISPDTCRLWDKDTLKKLDKDRFRRDLGEVTEAYLEVYDRLKKALA; encoded by the coding sequence ATGGAAAAAAAAGATTTCTTATACGAGGGGAAAGCGAAACAAATTTACGCTACCGAGAATCCAGATCAAGTCATTGTTCACTACAAAGATGATGCTACGGCTTTCAACGCCCAAAAGAAGGGTACCGTGGAATCCAAAGGCGAAATGAATAATAAAATCACTACCCTTATTTACCAATATTTAGCCCAAAAAGGAATCCCCACCCATTATATTGAAACACTCAATGATAGAGAGCAGCTCGTAACCAAAGTGAAGATTCTGCCCATTGAAGTCGTGGTGAGAAACTATGTGGCTGGAAGTATGGCACAGCGCCTCGGGCTGGAAGAAGGCGGCAAATGCCCCATCACCATCTTTGACCTATGCTACAAAAAAGACGAATTAGGCGACCCACTTATCAACGATTATCACGCAATTTTATTAGGCGCCGCTACACGCGAGGACTTAGATGAGGTGTATGCCTTGACGGATAAAATCAACGAACTATTGAAAGAATTATTCCTAAAAGCCAACCTGATTTTAGCCGATTTTAAAATTGAATTTGGTAAAACGGCTGAGGGCAAAATCGTTTTAGCTGATGAGATTAGCCCCGATACTTGTCGCCTTTGGGATAAGGATACCCTTAAAAAATTAGACAAAGACCGCTTCCGCAGAGACCTCGGCGAAGTTACCGAAGCCTACCTCGAAGTGTATGACCGACTTAAAAAAGCCCTTGCATAA